The DNA sequence TTAAACATCTTCGAGGATTTCAGGCTCAGCTTATACTTCCACTCTGTATAAAAACTCATTAAGTTGACATTACTGATCCATCGTTGACATAGCAAACGAACCTCATGTTCCATTAACACCATTTAAGCCTGCAATGGCGTACATTTTCAAATCCTATTTTAGACTAGTTGAAGactattacttttatatactccctcagttgcatagaaataggtcatttAGGGTtaatacaagttttaatgcgtaattggtaaagtatgagagaaggAGGAAAAGTAGGTGAAATTGTGAAGTAGATGGTTGgatccataaataataaaataaaagaggagAAAAAACTGACATAAATGAATATGGCCTATGTCTATGCCTCTATGGGATGGAGGagtatactagtaatatatttcaatctatcaaaatatatagtacaatTCTGGAAATACATTCTGCTCCCCTCTGGAATTCAGCTTGTTACACTGATCTATGTTCATATCTATTCGTACAGATCTTTCAGCATCGACTGTCAGGGATTTCCTACTCCCTGCAATTCAGAATCTACTGAAAGATATGGATGCGCTCGATCCAGCTCATAAGGAAGCTCTCGAGATCATATTCAAGGAAAGATCAGGTGGAACATTTGATGCTTTTAGCAAGGTGATGGGAGCTCATTTGGGCCTTTCTTCAGTGAGCAGTTTCTTCAGCGACAGTGGGCTACTGGGGAAAAAGGAAACCGGAGATTTGGGGACTCCGGTGCCGGTCACAATTGAGAAATGATGATAGGAAAAGAAGGGTATATGCGTCCATTCATTtgtaattctttattttttacatcacaacataaaatttattaaggGGGGACTTGTGTCTCTTCCGACTTAAGGTATCAAGAGTCTGCTTAGCAAAACATgatgaaatatcaaaattcCACCCAATATGATACTTGTGAAACATCAAATTTCCTCCCAATATCAAACATAtggttaaaacttaaaagtaacACACACTACCACCTGTTCTAAAATGgttaattaacattttaaatataagagaacaaaataaacatatattgCTCAAATGCAATCCTTATTTTTTGAGGTACTACGCAGCCCAAAACCACCTCTATCTACgaatttattaaatcatacGTTTAAGTTAGTATTATCATAAAGGGGTAATATAACCATGAATATCATGAACTTAGGGAACTTATTGATTTTTCCACTTTGTAGCAAACTTCTAAATTTGTTgctaaaaatcataaactttggTGGATCCTGTCATTTCCCCAATCCGACCTGACTCGCATTTTCCAGCGTAAACTTTGATGGATCGCATCTTCTCTAGATTATCGTCCATTTGTGGAAGCTTGCTTTGACACGGGTGAGAAAGATGAAGCACTTAAATGTATACCGAAACTATCAGTTCCAAGAGAGAGCTGAAGTAACTAAACTAACATGAAATTTTCACATAGCTTTGTGTCTTCTCTTTCACTAGCTGAATGTGCTGTAATTGGCAAACAGGCTTATGGTAAAATCGGGATGGCCAACGAAGCTGCAGATGCAGTATCTCAATCTAAGAATGGCAATTTAGACAGTCGTTTTCACAGCTTAGatgattcattattttatagcTTGAGGAAATATAGATAGAATGTAAATCCACCATCAGAATGAAACAAGCACCATGTAAGAGAAAACCTAAAACCATCAACACCAGCCAACGAACCATGTAAGAGAAAACCTAAAACCATCAACACCAGCCAACGAACCATGTAAGAGAGAACCTAAAACCATCAACGCCAGCCAACGAATCATGGCAGCTTTCAGCAAGTAATGTAACATaacaaattgaagaaataagcTCTTCCAGGATGAAATGTTCTCTCTGATTGgcacatcaaaataaaaaataaaaagaaacagaggaacaaatatttgaataaaatacaaacaaatGAACAAATTGTGTATAGTATTCAGTTAACTTTTACACCTTGAGTAGGTACATATCTCACCAGaaacaaacattttaatacaaaGAAAGAACTATTTTGTATGCTCTGTAAACAAAATCTTTGAATATCAACCATCCTCCATACAGGGGAAATTCATCCACAATAATCTTTAACTTCACGCTTAACAGGGTTGACAGAGGCAAAGGAACGAGCACCTGATACAGTATTCCTTTCATTCAGCAGTACTACTGAGGATGCAACACTGCCTATTACTTTGCATGCACCGAAGGCTCGGGAAATGTTGTTGTTCCCTTAGTCATTGTCTGGTAATGAGAGGGCAATATCGGCGCTGAAGGCTGAGTTTTGTATATTTGGTTGTATGcaatttcttcatcaaattcACTGCCCCCAGTAGCAGAGACTACCGGCACAGGTATAGCCGATTCTGAGGGAATCTGGTGCTCTAGAGACCCTACAACTAGTTGGCCTTGATTAGAGGGGATATTAACTAGTTGTGCCGAAGCTGGGATACTGCAGTAAGTGGCTGACTCGGATGTTTGACCTCCAAATACTTCTTTATGGCCCACAGGTTGAGGAATAGCAGCAGTCTTTGGATGCAAGGGTGGTAGGCTCGGAGGAGTAACTGTATTTGCATCAATGGTGCTACATACCATTGGGATATTTTGGTATTGAGGTGGTCTCATGGGCACCAGATATATCGGGTATGGTTGATTTGGATGAGAAGATACATGCTGTGGGTGCATTGGCATTTGATATAAGGGATAGTAAGGAGAAATTGGCACTGGACCTGCATACTGAGGCATATACTGCACCCCTCCTTGAATTAAGGGTGTGTCGTGCTGTTGCTTCATACCCTCCTGCACCTGAGGTAAAGGATATCGAAGAACTTGAACTGGTTTTTGCCCTGCCATATCAATTAAAGGGTCGGAGACGGGAGCTTCTGATGATAATTCCGGACCAACCTGAATCAGCGGCTCTTGGGAGACTCCGGTCTTTTGAGGAGCAGCCGAACTTCCACCACTGTTATCACTGTGAAAACCATATGCTACTAATTCAGCAATAAGTACTTAATTCACAATACAAGAGTTTCTTGAGCTAATCCAGACTACATATGCACTCCTCAATTATACAACAACAGTATCACCTAATCTCTGATGTATTTAGTTCCTAGTCAAATTATAGATTCGATTAAGGTCTTCGCAACTTCAAAGAGATCACAAGAAATTTTCCTAAAACCAAGCATACTTACATATACATCATATCATTAAGCATAGTATGCacgaaaataatcaaataattctaaataaaCTGAAGTAATATGCAGTCAAAAATCGTATACAATcgcaaattatcaaataaatgtagATAAACTGAAGTAATTTGCAATCAAAAATCGTAGAAGCACAATCGATGTACTCCATAAGAAACTGATATACCTTTCTAAAGAGGCTGAAGACGGCACTCTATTCTTCCGGTCAAGCGAATTCAAACCCTTTTCATCCGCAATCGCAATCGGCGGAGAATTCGATGTGGAAAAGGACGAACAAGTAGAGCCAAACGACGAATTCGTCTCCAAAACCAATGACTCCGCCCCCGCTTTACTctcccctccgccgccgctaTTGCTGAAACTCTCAACCGGAGCTTCCAAATCCGGTCCAACGCCGATCAGAAGGCCACAATCCGCCGATTGCCCCTTCTGCAAAACCCCCGTACTCCTGAGCGCGTCGCTGAACCACGTCTCCGACTTAGGGCCGAGCAGCGCGGAGCCGAGGGACTCCGGCTTGACGGCGAACAGAAACAGCCTGATGCGGGCAGGCGGAGAGATCCGATCGTGCTCCTCGAGCATGTTGGCGAGATCCTCGTCGGAGACGACGGAGATTAGGGAATCGAGGTCCTCGTCGGGGAGCTGGTACTTGAGGAGGAAGGGGCGGTTGCCGAAGAGCGTGCGGGAGAGGTGCGCGGAGAGCAGGGAGAGTGAGGAGGCGGTGGATCGGCGGTCGACGGCGACGATGCGGGTTTCGCCGGCGGCGTAGTGGAGTGATTTGTCGTGGGGGCGCGGGACTATGTGGCCGCCGTAGCTGCACATTAGGCGGATTTTGGGGGGCGAAAGAGGTGGCCGAGGAGAggtggcggaggaggagggcggcggcggaggctgGGGCTCcatctagagagagagagagagaggattgtagggagagagagggaaagtTGAGATTTAATAATAGTGGAAGGAGCTGGCGCGATAATTACGCTGTGTATCTTTTTGGGGgcaattatcaatttttccaAACTTTCAAAACTATCGCACCAAAAACAGATACATACTCCTAGTTTATGATAAGTAAATACGAGGGTATAATTGGAAATATATTAAGATAAGTGATTATAAACATGAGGGTATAgttggaaaataatttatgataaagTGATTATCTTCAAGTAAACATGAGGGCATAATTGGAACATTTTCGTGGGGCAATTGATGTTACTTttgcaaatataattattacttGTGTTTAGTTAAAtgttacttcctccgtcccggataatttgtcccaattttccatttcggttcgtcccacataatttgtcccatttcacttttaccatttttggtagtgggccctatattccactaactcatttttactcacattttattataaaactaatatataaaggtaggacccacatttcactaactttttcaacccattttttattacaattcttaaaacccgtgcccggtcaaagtgacccaaattatctgggacggagggagtatacacTTGCAACGCTGTAATGCACGTACAggataatataaaaatactaaagtCATAGAAAAATGTGGTTTTAATTGTATAGTGGGAgttgtatttatttgtatgGCATGTCATGCGAATGTATTCGTGGATAAATGATATTCAAAATCATATATGCGattttagataaaattaataaatttagtagtactagaAAGAACAAAGTAATTGGATATTTTATAAGAAGGTAGAAGAGAAAACATTTACTcctatttcaaaaataaaaaagtgattcTCTTGAttgaaataaatcaaaaaagaaaggTAAGCAAGTTAATAAGACAAaataatcattatttaatttatatttataattatcttTAAAGTGGTTAGGATTTGACTGAATCTAAgttttttggtatttataatactttaactattttttcatattatataaGATGATAATTCAGCGTCTACCGATATTGAtgtgtaaatttatttttacgaTATAGTTGTACATAATTGGtggtatattttttctattttactacTAAGTATATGTTAAAATTCAATGTATAAATCTAAGATGATAATTTAGCATATACCCATATTGCATGCgtaaaaatatgttgactATGTAGCTGTCCATAATTGCTTGAATATTGACTGGCTAATATCTATTGACTATATACTAAGAAGTTACTACGccttacattatttaatttaatttagactTAAAGATTTGTTTGATGGTTATTGTATCAAACTATTCGCTCAAATTAGTGGTACAAGAAGTTGTTAGTTTTTCTTAAATAGTCTATACAGTATATACCATCGatctaaaaaattattgcaaaaattatacgttaaaatattgtaataataCTAGGAGTACAAGTATTTCCTATATTCATATTCAGATTTGCAAATTATCGGCATACTTCAAATTAGTTGCCTGATTTATACATTCGTCACTTCACTGCCAAATCATCACATTTGAGAAGATGATATTCATTGCAATTTAATTACTGCATTTTTCACTAGTGCTAGCATACATAACGTTAACAAcgataaattttgtttattatattattaagaGATCATCTAGTGTTTGGGAGAatcaaattcattaaaaatggTGAAAAGTGGGGTTAGTATCACTGGACAACTGTGAgaccaaaaatattaattaaagtatagtTTGTTTCAATGGTTAATACAATgtacacaattaattaattaattaaccaaATAACGCGGTAAAGTTGATTGACAGCAGAGCCCACCGTCCACGTAAACATGATGACGTGTCAACCTGATATCTTGGGACAAGAGCAAATCTAGTATACTTTGCTTCTTGGATTTTGGAGTTAGTCATATTGATGACTAATTAACACGCCTAATTGCATTATCTTATTAAACAAATtgtccttttttgtttttaatttagtatggTCCAATGAGAGTTTCAGAGGGGATGCAACCAATAAATAAACGTACAATACAATATTACAGTTGGACTATTTGGTTGGTTTCATTTCATTggcaaatttatatatttgccCTTAGATTTTAACATTCTTAGtcaaattgtcattttaattttatcttaacAAGTTCTCACCTGGGCTAGAGTGCGTGAAGTAGATGACACTAGTAgataatctatacatatataaaaggcgagttttggccgtaatttgatatatttaaaagttatggggtgaatttaaattattataaaatatataactctcatgaatatttatttaaatattttaatgcttTGACTAATCTTTAAATAGGATAATgagcatttaacaaattttgtaacctctattctcttaattttataatttatgatgttttaatttcatgatttttcatattctaattttgtgcCTATAAAAAGCATAGAGTTGTAGATGAATTACACATTCACCATTCTCTCTCaagctctcaacattttattgtatattttagaGTATTGCTCAATTTTTGGAACTCCTTCAAGTTTATCGGTGCCAGCGGGTTTGAGAAGTTATACACGTTAGGAGGAAGAcgtttcatctttggggatAATACGTCAATTCGAAAGTACTAACCGTGATGTACTTTGTCGTGCGGAAAGACGGTTTTTCTCAACTAGACTTATAGTTCggattattttataattttcgttgtaatttccatttcattttttttattgcaatagttagagtacTGCGTGTATATGGTTCGAGAATTCTatgctaatattttttacaattcttagagatggaagaattgtaacatccttaattcaaacaagcataatgtttatcttcatctttacacaatttattattttatagagttgatcaaacaattagttgttcaaacaaaataaaatagtttacaaccaaattttggtttactaataatactattgttGAAATTAGGATTTGGCACTTAATTATTCCGGGATACAACTGATTTTCTATAGAGATTCTAATTATcttatatatagaatatatacttatattaaatatattttacaaaaagaaaatttgcagctttgaaaattgtaaagtagcataaaaaataatatagaatttTCATATTCCAACAAGCCACGTTTAAAAGTACAATAAATAAAGGTAAACGTTCCAACATTCAAAAGGgctatcattatttattaatataatagtgttaattcaaccaattaatgtactattttttgtatagtttatcatttgaatttttttatgttcatagttttgacattttgaatattatgagttatcgatttattattttgttaaaagtgtGATATACATTAGTTTTAGTTGAGAAATATGAAGGATTGTTTTAGACACAAATGTGTCTAACACTTGATATAGTCTCTTCATcgttgtccaaataattgtgtttaccttgattccatttcaaatatgtttaattttatgtttttaagtGTAAAATGCATCGAGgagcatatatttattgaatttttattatatgtatatttttctatttttaaattttatataattatattttcatattttaattaatcaattaacaattttaaaatatgtgataaaaaaaatattttatcgtgcatcgcacggggGGTGACACTAGTATACTTTAAAACTCCACTAGAGAACATTTCATCACTTCACCAATTAATGATACATTATTTTAACGTAGTAGTAAGAGTTTGGGATGTCTACAAATCTGTTTGTTTCTTATCAAATATTAACAATCTTTGTTGATGTGATAAGttgtcaaaatttaaataagagGTGATATTAAACTTGTAAAATACTCCTAATATTCATGATTAAGAAAATCATGGTGgcataaataaatgttaaacTTCTCTATAGTTATTCAAGTCATACaccaaaatatttggaataaatacttttataGGAACTAAGGGCATGGAGCTTAACTACGGGCAATGGGATGGCATCGCGTGGGGTCAGCTCGAGTGCACCGCCCGTTGCCAATGCAGCGCCTCACCAAGAGGGAGGTGGGAGGTgggtttaattaaaatatcaaaattacagaatgaaaaatgaaaaattatactataattatgtAGATGgctatttaataaattgttagtAGCTTGAATTTAGTTAGtggtatatattattatttcatacttactattataattaagaAGACATACGCTGAAGTACTATTATTTCATACTACTATAGATGCTGAAATTTGTTgaatactatttttaaattattcaaagTTAAGTATCACAGTAGCCAAGAAGACAAACGCTGAACAATTTCACAGTAACTTTGTAATTTGGGCTGAAAATTTACCttcatagtattaaatataccTAATTTACAACTTATAATGCAAATAGGCCTTGGCATTGGTCTGGAAATTTGTATTGCTCATAAGTTTAGATCATCATGTGagtaaaacattaaaaaattggaACAGGAATTGGGATAGGGATAGAAACAGTGAGatcttacttttattattattaaatcagTATTTTACCTAGGAATTGGGCTACAGATAATAAGTGGAAATAGCTCAAACCAAGGAAATGCACATGATATAACCTTTTTTCAGCGCATAATCAGCATATAAAACACATTTTATCAATcaattaaatacaataaaaatgtataagaagccgCAATAATATAGAAAACTTAAAATCAGATTAATGCAGGGCCAAATAACAAAAGTGTTAATATATGCAACTTATATCAATATAGTATCAAGTAATGGTCAAGATataacacaaaaacaaaacagtCTTTCCTTATGACAAACATGAGTAATCATTTAATTCCACTAAAAAGGCCTATATATTAAGATAAAAACTGTAGAGCCCATGAATGGCTGGTccaatttatgtttattaagCCCAAATTAGGACTTGTAAGCTTGATTTGTATTTTACCAATATAAATTCTAGGAGTATTTAAACTAATGAGATGAGATTTGCTTTATGAATTGATCTTTTATGTGTAGGGAGGATGGTTAGTCCAATtcataaatagtactccatcatCCGGTCCaactaaattaaactatattcCTTTTTAGATATCCTAATCaagttgatttattttcttattaaaaaagGCAAAACATATACTATATCTAATCATcgacattattctctctttattttttctactttatttctctctcttatttttcaacacaatttttgaatttatgcGCTTAAAACTTTTaactcaatttagttgggacggagagaatacTTAATTGGTAAGTTCATGAATATaagaaatactagtatttctaATCaccaacattattctctctttattttttctactttatttccctctcttatttttcaatataatttttgaatttatgctAAAAGTTTTTaactcaatttagttgggacggagagaatacTTAATTGGTAAGTTCATGAATGTaagaaatactagtattaataaaatctataaGGAAATGGGAATtgggagagaaaaaattaatgtaaaagGCCATAAATAGTTGGAAAATAGCAAAAAGGGAAAGAATTGGGATTAGAGCAAGACTATTAATAAAATCGACTGGAATTCTttaattgagtttttttataaacagAATTAACTGCGCCCCCGCCACCCACCGGCGCCCCCGAATCCCTCGCCCCGGCCACCATTGAGTGATTATGgtaattaactttatttcctcttgcaaatcaataattttttgtgtttttgccTCTCCTAGATTGTATTCACCGCAAATTGGTGttgttgataaaatatatactcagATTTTGATTCAGTTTACTGTTGGTTGGTGCAATTAGTGCAGATAAGTTAGTGATTGGTATGCTGATGGTTGGATTGGACCATAGAAGTTTCAGTTAGGGTTGGTTGATTCGGTTTGAATTTTTAACCAAGCTTGGAGTTCATATGACTATGCAATTCaatatttgctttttttatttatttgatatatatttttgaaatagcAAGATGCCCATCAGTGTTATCCCTGggatttatttgataaatgttTGCTTGAATGCAGATAAGGTAATTAAGAGTGCTGTAGTCAGAAAAGGCCAACCAAGTAGAGATGGGGGTTTGTGCTGACAGGGACGAAAAGACCCCTAGAGAGTCATCTCGTGGTCAAGAAAAAGAGCACAATGGAGAGTATGGGAGAAAAAGAGGTAGATACGACAGGTCTACGAGAACACCTGGTATGTATTGATCTCTACTTTCACCATTTAATGcattcatatatattataactaTTTGCTGAGACATCTGAATAAAATCTAGTTCACATCTTCAAATCCTTGCATCGAATTTAAAATGAACTATTAAAGACTATGTTTTTTCCAACATAATGTTATGCATATCATTGTAGGCATGTCTGATTGGGATGATGGAAGATGGGAGTGGGAAGAATCCCCACGCAGTGATGGTCACGATTCTAGTAGCAGACGTTGTCGGCCTTCTCCATCCCCAATGCTTGTTGGGGTCTCGCCTGATGTACAGCTTGTTTCTCCATGGTTGGGAGGGCGTACTCCTAATTCTTCAGGTAAGTCACATAAACCTCTCATAACTCATTGCTGAAATTTGGAATTATATTGTATAGTAACTTGAGTTAACCTTTACTGAATGCCCTGCAACAGCTGCGTCTCCTTGGGATAGCTATGCTCCTTCCCATACTCCAATTCGGGCACGTGGGAAGTCTTTTAGGTCTTCAAGCTCCCAATATGGTGGGAGCTCCAATCAGGCTGACTCGACGGTATAAAGGCTCTCCTTCTCTTCGAACTCTTTCCTCCCATCTCTCTGTTTTAGTTCTCCTGAACCCCCTCCTAACAGTTACAAATTATTGTTTGCTGTAACTTCTTATTCTTACATATTTCCATATTCTATGTATCTTTGCTTGTTTTAGAATGGAGAAAATGGTCCAGAAAGCACATCCGCAGACCAAAATCATGAGATAACAGAAAGAATGCGTTTAGAGATGGAATACAATTCTGATCGTGCTTGGTAATTTAAtctgtacattttttttcacatttttagtCTGTCAATCGCTCTATgggattttgttgttttcagTTTGCTTCATACATAATCTGAATGTTTCTCATTTCAAATGAATCGTGTCTGCAGGTATGATCGAGAAGAAGGCAGCACTGTTTATGACGCTGATGGCTGC is a window from the Salvia hispanica cultivar TCC Black 2014 chromosome 1, UniMelb_Shisp_WGS_1.0, whole genome shotgun sequence genome containing:
- the LOC125201177 gene encoding uncharacterized protein LOC125201177 isoform X2, coding for MEPQPPPPPSSSATSPRPPLSPPKIRLMCSYGGHIVPRPHDKSLHYAAGETRIVAVDRRSTASSLSLLSAHLSRTLFGNRPFLLKYQLPDEDLDSLISVVSDEDLANMLEEHDRISPPARIRLFLFAVKPESLGSALLGPKSETWFSDALRSTGVLQKGQSADCGLLIGVGPDLEAPVESFSNSGGGGESKAGAESLVLETNSSFGSTCSSFSTSNSPPIAIADEKGLNSLDRKNRVPSSASLESDNSGGSSAAPQKTGVSQEPLIQVQEGMKQQHDTPLIQGGVQYMPQYAGPVPISPYYPLYQMPMHPQHVSSHPNQPYPIYLVPMRPPQYQNIPMVCSTIDANTVTPPSLPPLHPKTAAIPQPVGHKEVFGGQTSESATYCSIPASAQLVNIPSNQGQLVVGSLEHQIPSESAIPVPVVSATGGSEFDEEIAYNQIYKTQPSAPILPSHYQTMTKGTTTFPEPSVHAK
- the LOC125201177 gene encoding uncharacterized protein LOC125201177 isoform X1, translated to MEPQPPPPPSSSATSPRPPLSPPKIRLMCSYGGHIVPRPHDKSLHYAAGETRIVAVDRRSTASSLSLLSAHLSRTLFGNRPFLLKYQLPDEDLDSLISVVSDEDLANMLEEHDRISPPARIRLFLFAVKPESLGSALLGPKSETWFSDALRSTGVLQKGQSADCGLLIGVGPDLEAPVESFSNSGGGGESKAGAESLVLETNSSFGSTCSSFSTSNSPPIAIADEKGLNSLDRKNRVPSSASLESDNSGGSSAAPQKTGVSQEPLIQVGPELSSEAPVSDPLIDMAGQKPVQVLRYPLPQVQEGMKQQHDTPLIQGGVQYMPQYAGPVPISPYYPLYQMPMHPQHVSSHPNQPYPIYLVPMRPPQYQNIPMVCSTIDANTVTPPSLPPLHPKTAAIPQPVGHKEVFGGQTSESATYCSIPASAQLVNIPSNQGQLVVGSLEHQIPSESAIPVPVVSATGGSEFDEEIAYNQIYKTQPSAPILPSHYQTMTKGTTTFPEPSVHAK